A stretch of DNA from Oryza brachyantha chromosome 9, ObraRS2, whole genome shotgun sequence:
GACACCGGCCAGCTCAGACACCTCGGTGGGCCCCACGGCTCACGCTGCTCCCACTGACGCGTGGGCCCGCCACCTGGCCGGCGCGCTTTGTTTGCCGCCGAAGCAaagccgtcctcctcctcttcccgcGGAGCCGTCCCCACGTGCGCCCACGAGCGCACGTGCCTACGTGTCAGCGCGCCAGTGGCCCCCCGGCGGCGTGGTCGGCCGCCGGAGACGCGGCTGCCACGTGGCACATGGGCGCTGCTGTATAAATGAGCGGCGAGCTGAGCCTGCCCCCTCCATTgccagctctctctctctcctctcaccTCGCAAACACACACGCGCGCGCAGAACAGtttcgtcgatcgatcgatggggAACTCGTACAGCAGCAAcggcggctcgccggcggcggcggggcataTGCAGGCGCCGGAGCTGCCGCTGCACCTGTGCTTCTTCCTGGTGGTGCTGCTGGCCTTCCTCGGCTTCTCGTGGTACACGAGCTAcgagtcggcggcggagcggtTCGCCGACCAggcgcggctgctgctgctggcgtcGCCGCTCGCGCTGCTGCTTGCCGTGCGGCTGCTgtcgggcgcgggcggcggctgcggcgagggcggcgggggcCGGCGCGGGGTGGAGCAGCTGCTGTCGCTGCCGATGCCCGAGCGGGACTCCAtccaccgcgccggcggctCGCCGTGGGGCGTCGGCGTGCTGCTCGCGCTGCTCG
This window harbors:
- the LOC121055385 gene encoding uncharacterized protein LOC121055385, translating into MGNSYSSNGGSPAAAGHMQAPELPLHLCFFLVVLLAFLGFSWYTSYESAAERFADQARLLLLASPLALLLAVRLLSGAGGGCGEGGGGRRGVEQLLSLPMPERDSIHRAGGSPWGVGVLLALLVVMVSYHSSFRDRWFPLVSR